From the genome of Eucalyptus grandis isolate ANBG69807.140 chromosome 2, ASM1654582v1, whole genome shotgun sequence, one region includes:
- the LOC104416854 gene encoding LOW QUALITY PROTEIN: acetolactate synthase, chloroplastic (The sequence of the model RefSeq protein was modified relative to this genomic sequence to represent the inferred CDS: inserted 2 bases in 2 codons) translates to MAAAAATTLSAAISSSSAAFLSSKNLPFLPKFSPFPSKPTARPSPAALLISSSLGHASKAAAAAAVAAPPSPETEAFVSRFGPDEPRKGSDVLVEALERQGXTNVFAYPGGASMEIHQALTRSAIIKNVXPRHEQGGIFAAEGYARASGRPGVCIATSGPGATNLVSGLADAMLDSIPIVAITGQVPRRMIGTDAFQETPIVEVTRSITKHNYLVLDVEDIPMIVSEAFYLATSGRPGPVLIDVPKDIQQQLVVPKWDMPVRLPGYMSRLPKPPQEAHLEQIVRLIAESKKPVLYVGGGCLNSSEELIRFVELTGIPVASTLMGLGSFPCTDDLSLHMLGMHGTVYANYAVDKSDLLLAFGVRFDDRVTGKLEAFASRAKIVHIDIDSAEIGKNKQPHISVCGDVKLALQGINRLLEGTASKLKFDFSAWRVELDEQKHKYPLSFKTFGDAIPPQYAIQVLDELTNGNAIISTGVGQHQMWAAQFYNYRRPRQWLTSGGLGAMGFGLPAAIGAAVAKPDAIVVDIDGDGSFIMNVQELATIRVENLPVKILLLNNQHLGMVVQWEDRFYKANRAHTYLGDPSRESEIFPDMLKFAEACGIPGARVTKKADVRAAIQTMLDTPGPYLLEVIFPHQEHVLPMIPSGGAFKDVIVEGDGRSAY, encoded by the exons ATGGCGGCCGCCGCAGCCACCACCCTCTCCGCcgccatctcctcctcctccgccgccttcctctcctctaAAAATCTCCCCTTTCTCCCAAAGTTCTCTCCTTTCCCCTCCAAACCCACCGCCCGGCCCTCCCCTGCAGCCCTCCTCATCTCCAGTTCCCTCGGCCACGCCTCcaaagccgccgccgccgccgccgtcgccgctcccCCCTCCCCCGAGACCGAGGCCTTCGTCTCACGATTCGGCCCCGACGAGCCCCGCAAGGGGAGCGACGTCCTCGTGGAGGCCCTGGAGCGGCAGG TGACCAACGTCTTCGCCTACCCCGGCGGCGCCTCCATGGAGATCCACCAGGCCCTCACCCGCTCCGCCATCATCAAGAACG CTCCCCGCCACGAGCAGGGCGGCATTTTCGCCGCCGAGGGGTACGCCCGCGCCTCCGGCCGCCCTGGCGTCTGCATCGCCACCTCCGGCCCCGGGGCCACCAACCTCGTCAGCGGCCTCGCCGACGCCATGCTCGACAGCATCCCCATTGTCGCCATCACGGGCCAG GTGCCGCGAAGAATGATTGGCACGGATGCGTTTCAAGAGACCCCTATTGTCGAGGTCACCCGGTCCATAACGAAGCACAACTATCTGGTTCTTGATGTGGAAGATATACCGATGATCGTCAGCGAGGCATTCTATCTGGCGACTTCAGGGAGGCCAGGTCCGGTTCTCATTGATGTACCTAAGGATATACAACAGCAGCTTGTGGTTCCAAAGTGGGACATGCCTGTGAGGTTGCCAGGATACATGTCGAGGTTGCCTAAGCCGCCTCAGGAGGCGCACCTGGAACAGATTGTGAGGTTGATTGCCGAATCAAAGAAGCCAGTCTTGTATGTGGGCGGTGGGTGTTTGAATTCGAGCGAGGAGTTGATCAGGTTTGTAGAACTTACAGGGATCCCTGTGGCGAGTACTTTGATGGGGCTAGGGTCGTTCCCATGCACGGATGATTTGTCGCTACATATGCTTGGGATGCATGGGACTGTATATGCAAACTATGCAGTGGACAAAAGTGATCTGTTGCTCGCCTTTGGAGTTCGGTTTGATGATCGTGTGACGGGCAAGCTGGAAGCTTTTGCTAGCCGAGCTAAGATCGTTCACATTGATATCGACTCAGCTGAGATCGGAAAGAACAAGCAACCTCACATATCTGTTTGTGGGGATGTGAAATTGGCCCTGCAAGGGATTAACAGGTTGTTAGAAGGGACAGCATCAAAGCTTAAATTTGACTTTTCTGCTTGGCGGGTGGAGCTTGATGAGCAGAAACATAAGTACCCATTAAGTTTCAAGACATTCGGGGATGCCATACCTCCTCAGTACGCGATTCAGGTTCTTGATGAGTTGACCAATGGAAATGCAATCATAAGTACAGGTGTCGGGCAGCATCAAATGTGGGCTGCACAGTTTTACAATTATAGGAGGCCTCGGCAGTGGTTGACGTCCGGAGGATTAGGGGCTATGGGTTTTGGGTTGCCAGCTGCTATTGGAGCTGCTGTTGCAAAGCCTGATGCCATTGTTGTGGACATTGATGGAGATGGGAGCTTTATCATGAATGTCCAGGAGTTGGCTACTATCAGAGTGGAGAACCTTCCTGTTAAAATTCTTCTATTGAACAATCAACACCTGGGCATGGTTGTCCAATGGGAGGATCGCTTCTACAAGGCCAATAGGGCACACACTTACCTAGGAGATCCGTCGAGAGAGTCTGAGATATTCCCAGACATGTTGAAGTTTGCTGAAGCTTGTGGAATACCTGGTGCTCGGGTGACCAAGAAAGCAGATGTTAGAGCTGCAATTCAGACAATGCTGGATACTCCTGGGCCATACTTGCTAGAAGTGATTTTTCCCCATCAAGAGCACGTCTTGCCTATGATTCCAAGTGGTGGGGCTTTTAAAGATGTGATAGTCGAGGGTGATGGACGATCAGCATACTGA